The Meiothermus ruber DSM 1279 genome includes the window CCTGGAAAGCGGGCACAGCCAGCGGGTTTTGGAGCAGGCTATCGCCGATCTGCGGGCCTTGCTCTTCTCCCTACCCGAAGGGTTGTTTCCCGCGGCAGGGATTCCCTGGTATGTCTGCCCTTTTGGCCGCGACTCCCTGCTGACGGCCTACATGATGCAGCCCTGGGCCAGCGAGGTAACCCAGGGGGTGCTGACCTACCTCGCCAGGCACCAGGGCCGGGAGGTGAACCCGTTTCTGGACGAGACCCCTGGCAAAATCATCCACGAGGTGCGCTTAGGCGAGCTTTCGCGCACCGGCCAGGTGCCTTTTGCCCGCTACTACGGCACTGTGGACGCCACCCCGCTGTTTGTCATCCTGCTGCACCGCTACTGGAAAGACAGCGGCGATATGGCCTTTGTGCGCCGCTTACAGCCCCACTGGGAGGCGGCCCTGGCCTGGATGACCGACTACGCCGACCCCGACCAGGACGGCTTTCTGGAGTACGCCCCCAACACCCAGAAGGGCCACCTGGTGCAGTCCTGGAAAGACTCCTTCGACTCCCAGAGCCACCGCGACGGCTCGCTGGCCCAGGGGGCTATTGCGGTTTGCGAAGTACAGGGCTATGCCTATATGGCCTATCAGTCGGCGGCGGCGTTTTACCGGGCGCTGGGCCAGACCGGTCAGGCCGAAGCATGGGAGTCTCGAGCCCAGGCCCTCCGAGACCTTTTTCATCAGAAGTTCTGGCTGCCGGAATTAAAAACCTACGCGGCAGGCTTAGACGGCCAGAAAAAACCCATGGCCATCCTTACCTCCAACCCCGGCCACCTGCTGTGGAGCGGCATCGTGCCGGAGGAGGTGGCCCCCCAACTGGTCGAGACCCTCTTCTCCGAGGCGCTTTTTAGCGGCTGGGGGGTGCGCACGCTGGGCGCGGGGGAGGTGCGCTACAACCCGCTCTCGTACCACAACGGCTCGGTCTGGCCGCACGACAACGCGCTGTTGATTGGGGGGCTGGTGCGCTACGGCTTTTACGAAGAGGCCCTGCGGGCTATGGAGGCCCTCTTCCGCCTGGCCATGAGCCAGCCCGACGGGCGCCTGCCGGAGCTGGTAGGGGGCTACCCCAAGCACGAAGAGGAACCGCCGGTGCCCTACCCGGCTTCTTGCAGGCCCCAGGCCTGGGACGCGGCGGCGGTGGTGTATATGCTGCGCTTGATCCACGAAATAGATCAAAAGCGTGAAGTGAAGGGGCTCTTGGAGCTGCGCAAGGTCAAGGTGCAGTGAGAGCAGTGAAAACCGAGGGTGGGCAGTAAGAGCCTGCCTTTCTTCTTTTTGTTCATGGAGGGTAAACTTGGGAGCGATGCGTTTATTGGCTGTTTTTGCCCACCCCGACGACGAGTCGTTTTTCTGCGCCGGAACCTTAGCCAAGTATGCGGCTTTGGGGCACGAAGTGTACCTGATCTGCGCCACGCGCGGAGAGCAGGGCCGAATCCGCCATCCGGCCATTGACGCTTCACTGTATCCCAAGGGT containing:
- a CDS encoding glycogen debranching N-terminal domain-containing protein encodes the protein MLPLKEDDTYAVLSDQGLVEAGEQGFYRHDTRYLSSYTWVLPGFRLLLSQSPRPDRLVQHWSWIKGPDQVVGVRRELQMERGGFWERLEFENTSLEAQAVEITLRAQADFADLFEAKGWHRVERRLEGLEYTAPDGLRLATRLTCDPPPVQETALEGGALYTWRFDLAPKQKALLHLKGRFESPFEPHTPPLPSYEAWRQRFPLHLESGHSQRVLEQAIADLRALLFSLPEGLFPAAGIPWYVCPFGRDSLLTAYMMQPWASEVTQGVLTYLARHQGREVNPFLDETPGKIIHEVRLGELSRTGQVPFARYYGTVDATPLFVILLHRYWKDSGDMAFVRRLQPHWEAALAWMTDYADPDQDGFLEYAPNTQKGHLVQSWKDSFDSQSHRDGSLAQGAIAVCEVQGYAYMAYQSAAAFYRALGQTGQAEAWESRAQALRDLFHQKFWLPELKTYAAGLDGQKKPMAILTSNPGHLLWSGIVPEEVAPQLVETLFSEALFSGWGVRTLGAGEVRYNPLSYHNGSVWPHDNALLIGGLVRYGFYEEALRAMEALFRLAMSQPDGRLPELVGGYPKHEEEPPVPYPASCRPQAWDAAAVVYMLRLIHEIDQKREVKGLLELRKVKVQ